Proteins from a genomic interval of Debaryomyces hansenii CBS767 chromosome E complete sequence:
- a CDS encoding DEHA2E23738p (similar to CA0618|CaUGT51 Candida albicans CaUGT51 UDP-glucose:sterol glucosyltransferase) translates to MLPKEDKVNSNHFKGVNDAHKTSLYKRLSSSVIPPLTFLNQNPASPNNEEVPGNNEANKDEKTFSDDEDIAHPIGSVGSSNNFLSFLYAGMGKLSDLKGNDASNANEAKDSKLNDNLRSSRNEQANEPEYRREYKLDYDIDESEEDDIESTRDENTLKPKTEDTSVHSKLDPEERLENVVNMLFDDHDESTTALASDPSKGTVFQQSVLKNFDPFRIQQTELLKLKDITLSTEEDESEEQKLKKKFFRLKVADKLKRVFELNDDDYFYGNYNVWLVRDVLLQGHIYLTKESILFFTFLPKRHNTISASKGTTGGFQHHDDSHDVIQSGSLGMKTALYGDTVFSTPLTHRFWVILRNETITVYHSPTDLYFPITLIDLKSCVRAEVIEKGRNDNASPRPDLHRNDSQEVSSGDEEVEFSNMLNSNYQLEDNSENVSGGYWFKVVTKKKTHKFHSDSLYSARQWVNNIVKVVFQLHNSNANNEVIMKIPINDVLSFDLNEVFGASEKNSDSNGGEEKPKVLNVKYLENGSKGRYALSASRMKKELKNKTKKKMKKNSGNEPDELLSENTYFLLFKDGDEVFSTLNEIVNENHHSSNIFRNRHNSISKKYTSEKGSNWNRPFTHKDEEIHIPRAISTLTTDHFQNSIIDQIEEASHRNTHTQNTDLASPRSECGLTHSVSTSPQSKIRKFGKTLITPSKIFSNKSRTESEKSTPDRSQTTSPVQGINLSLSGLKDLNMAFEASQKNYEVSCTRYSHTEENSTNSPSNFQNNTLSKADALSPQIKSPQPLEAGPLNLTDPSEYEDNKKKNSTLSSIGKSIKAMSSIRSKLAAVNHYEQLDENDTYFIRDVSAREVDTRHFQERFSFNNKKQLIASYHCHIIRAVPVFGKVYLGDSEICFRSMLPGVSTRMILPLIDVDTCSKEKGSNIAYSGLVLVIRGYDELFMEFSVQSARDDCLAMILRQLEKNRESGNESSDDNKSAQHGKSGCFQKTPSSAETTKSSNEIKLAQWRIENARLKLFEDKINAAAGLHVPIVLEDSPFYKTEIRPSTSFNFTLLTIGSRGDVQPYIALGKGLLNEGHNVTIATHSDFEEWIVGHGIKFKTIAGNPVELMSLMVTHGSMSLSFLKEASSKFRGWIQELLDTSWKACQGSDILIESPSAMVGAHIAEALGIPYIRAFTMPWTRTRAYPHAFIVPDKKKGGSYNYITHLMFETVLWKGISSQVNKWRRESLGLPRTNLYRLAQYDIPFLYNISPTIFPPSVDFPDWVKVTGYWFLDEGAADDFEPSKELVEFMNKARADDKKVVYIGFGSIVVEDAKSLTKAIVEAVLNADVRCILNKGWSDRNSSPAKDNAEPEVELPEEIYNSGSIPHDWLFPKIDAAVHHGGSGTTGATMRAGIPTIIKPFFGDQFFYSSRIEDIGAGIGLKKLNARSLCTALKTATSDAKMITKAKKISERLKQENGVLNAIEAIYYELEYARSLILAKQHENTKHDLKSGTQTPVVNETNEYFDSDTYDADHDSDKESDHDQTYEQDNHSDYDVANDDNMTEIVEPSLEDGNDTVRIAPDSGNDNTTVTDANK, encoded by the coding sequence ATGCTACcaaaagaagacaaagTAAATTCGAATCATTTTAAAGGAGTTAATGATGCTCACAAAACATCGTTGTATAAGCGTCTTTCATCATCAGTCATTCCTCCACTCACTTTTCTAAATCAGAATCCGGCATCTcctaataatgaagaagtaCCGGGCAATAATGAAGCCAATAAAGATGAGAAGACATTTagtgatgatgaggatATCGCTCATCCCATCGGAAGTGTGGGGTCTCTGAATAACTTTTTAAGTTTCCTATATGCTGGTATGGGCAAATTGAGTGATCTAAAAGGAAACGATGCAAGTAATGCCAATGAAGCAAAAGACCTGAAacttaatgataatttaaGGCTGTCCAGAAATGAACAAGCTAATGAGCCAGAATATCGGAGAGAGTATAAACTAGACTATGACATTGACGAGAGTGAAGAGGATGATATTGAGAGTACTAGAGACGAGAACACTTTAAAGCCGAAGACCGAAGACACAAGTGTACATTCTAAATTAGATCCTGAAGAACGCTTGGAAAACGTGGTTAATATGCTATTTGATGATCATGACGAATCAACAACTGCTTTGGCATCAGACCCTTCTAAGGGCACTGTATTTCAACAATCAGTTTTGAAAAACTTTGATCCCTTTCGTATTCAACAAactgaattattgaaactaAAAGACATTACATTATCcacagaagaagatgaatctGAAGAACAAAAACTTAAGAAGAAATTCTTCCGGTTGAAAGTAGCGGATAAGTTGAAACGAGTATTCgaattaaatgatgatgactATTTTTATGGTAATTATAATGTATGGCTCGTTAGAGATGTTTTGTTACAAGGTCACATATACTTGACTAAGGAAAGCATTCTTTTTTTCACATTTCTTCCTAAGAGACATAATACGATAAGTGCATCAAAAGGTACTACAGGTGGATTCCAACATCACGATGACTCCCATGATGTGATTCAGTCTGGATCATTGGGTATGAAAACAGCACTATATGGGGATACTGTTTTCAGTACCCCACTAACTCATAGGTTTTGGGTCATCTTGAGAAATGAAACTATAACTGTGTATCATTCCCCAAcagatttatattttccGATTACTCTTATTGACTTAAAGTCATGCGTTCGTGCagaagttattgaaaaaggaaGGAATGATAATGCGTCGCCCAGACCTGACTTACATCGTAATGATTCACAGGAAGTCTCTTCAGgtgatgaagaagttgaattttccaatatGTTGAATTCTAATTATCAGTTGGAGGATAATTCCGAAAATGTAAGTGGTGGTTACTGGTTTAAAGTGGTGACGAAAAAGAAGACTCATAAGTTCCATTCGGATAGTTTGTACTCAGCCAGACAATGGGTTAATAATATAGTTAAGGTTGTATTTCAATTGCATAACTCAAATGCAAACAACGAAGTTATCATGAAGATCCCTATAAATGATGTTCTTAGCTTCGATCTTAATGAAGTTTTTGGAGCGTCTGAGAAAAATTCAGACTCGAATGGGGGTGAAGAAAAGCCAAAAGTATTGAATGTGAAATATCTAGAGAATGGCTCTAAAGGAAGGTACGCGCTACTGGCAAGCAGAATGAAAAAAGAGTTAAAGAAtaaaacaaagaagaaaatgaagaaaaactCTGGCAATGAACCTGATGAATTACTATCAGAAAATACTTATTTCCTTCTATTTAAAGACGGTGATGAAGTATTTAGCACGCTTAATGAAATTGTGAATGAAAATCATCATAGTTCAAATATCTTCCGAAATAGGCATAACAGTATAAGCAAAAAATACACCAGTGAAAAGGGATCCAATTGGAATAGGCCTTTCACTCACAAGGATGAGGAAATTCATATACCGAGAGCTATCTCCACGCTTACAACCGATCATTTTCAGAATAGTATTATAGATCAAATTGAAGAGGCGAGCCATAGGAATACTCATACACAAAATACAGACTTGGCATCACCTAGATCTGAATGTGGATTGACGCATTCAGTATCAACCCTGCCACAGTCGAAGATAAGGAAATTCGGCAAAACATTAATTACCCCCTCGAAAATATTTTCGAACAAAAGTAGAACAGAATCAGAGAAATCAACACCAGATCGCTCTCAGACTACTTCTCCGGTTCAAGgaattaatttatcattatcaggtttgaaagatttgaaTATGGCTTTCGAGGCTTCGCAAAAAAATTACGAAGTTAGTTGTACTAGATATAGTCATACAGAGGAGAATAGCACCAATAGCCCATcgaattttcaaaataatacGCTATCTAAAGCAGATGCATTATCACCCCAAATAAAGTCACCTCAACCGCTTGAAGCAGGCCCTTTGAATCTTACTGACCCTTCCgaatatgaagataataaaaagaagaacagTACATTGTCATCGATCGGCAAAAGTATTAAGGCTATGTCATCAATAAGGAGTAAGTTGGCTGCTGTTAATCATTATGAACAGCTTGATGAAAACGATACTTACTTCATACGAGATGTTTCAGCAAGGGAGGTAGACACAAGACATTTTCAAGAGCgattttcatttaataacAAAAAGCAGTTGATAGCTTCCTATCATTGTCATATTATAAGAGCAGTTCCTGTGTTTGGTAAGGTATATTTAGGTGATAGTGAAATATGCTTTAGAAGTATGTTACCTGGGGTTTCAACAAGAATGATTTTGCCATTAATTGATGTCGATACATGCTCTAAGGAGAAAGGATCAAATATAGCTTATTCTGGTTTGGTGCTTGTTATTCGTGGATATGATGAGCTATTTATGGAATTTAGTGTTCAGAGTGCTAGAGATGATTGTTTAGCTATGATATTACGACAATTGGAAAAAAACCGTGAATCTGGAAACGAATCATCGGACGACAATAAAAGTGCTCAACATGGCAAGTCTGGATGTTTCCAAAAGACCCCTTCTTCCGCGGAAACTACCAAGTCttcaaatgaaatcaaattaGCGCAATggagaattgaaaatgcaAGGTTAAAGTTATTTGAAGACAAAATTAATGCTGCAGCTGGTCTACATGTGCCAATTGTTTTAGAAGATTCTCCATTCTATAAGACGGAAATACGGCCTTCTACTTCCTTTAATTTTACATTATTAACTATTGGATCACGAGGAGACGTACAACCTTACATAGCATTAGGCAAAGGGCTATTGAATGAGGGTCATAATGTAACAATTGCCACACACTCTGACTTCGAAGAATGGATTGTAGGACATGgcattaaatttaaaacaaTTGCAGGAAATCCAGTTGAATTGATGTCATTGATGGTAACCCACGGGTCAATGTCTCTCTCGTTTCTTAAAGAAGCAAGCTCCAAATTCAGAGGTTGGATTCAGGAATTATTAGACACTAGTTGGAAGGCTTGTCAAGGGAGCgatattttgattgaaaGCCCATCAGCCATGGTGGGTGCGCATATTGCAGAAGCATTAGGTATTCCTTACATAAGGGCGTTTACAATGCCATGGACTAGGACCAGGGCATACCCACATGCGTTTATTGTACCCGATAAAAAGAAGGGTGGCTCgtataattatattacaCATTTAATGTTCGAGACAGTTCTTTGGAAGGGAATCAGTAGTCAGGTCAATAAATGGCGTAGAGAACTGTTGGGATTACCAAGAACCAATTTGTACAGACTTGCACAATATGACATACCGTTTTTATACAACATCTCACCTACAATATTCCCACCTTCTGTTGATTTTCCAGATTGGGTCAAAGTTACTGGCTACTGGTTTCTAGACGAAGGAGCGgctgatgattttgaacCTCTGAAAGAATTGGTTGAGTTTATGAATAAGGCAAGAGCAGACGATAAGAAGGTTGTTTACATTGGGTTTGGTTCTATCGTGGTGGAAGATGCCAAGAGCCTTACAAAGGCAATAGTCGAAGCTGTTCTCAATGCAGATGTTCGCTGTATCTTGAACAAAGGTTGGTCGGACAGAAACTCTAGCCCCGCAAAGGACAATGCGGAGCCAGAAGTTGAACTACCAGAGGAAATTTACAATTCAGGATCTATTCCACACGATTGGTTATTTCCAAAGATAGACGCGGCTGTTCATCATGGTGGATCTGGTACAACTGGTGCTACAATGAGAGCTGGTATTCCCACTATAATCAAACCATTTTTTGGGgatcaattcttctattCTTCAAGGATCGAAGATATTGGCGCTGGAATTGGGTTAAAGAAGTTAAATGCTCGTTCATTGTGCACTGCATTGAAAACTGCAACATCGGATGCAAAAATGATTACAAAGGCAAAGAAAATTAGCGAAAGATTGAAACAAGAGAATGGTGTTTTGAATGCAATTGAAGCCATATATTATGAACTAGAATATGCAAGAAGTTTAATACTTGCTAAACAACATGAAAATACCAAGCATGACCTCAAGTCCGGTACCCAAACACCTGTTGTTAATGAAACAAATGAATATTTCGATAGTGACACATATGACGCAGACCACGATTCAGATAAGGAATCAGACCACGATCAGACATATGAACAGGATAATCATAGTGATTATGATGTTGCTAATGACGACAACATGACCGAAATTGTAGAACCTAGTCTTGAGGATGGCAATGATACTGTAAGAATCGCACCTGATAGTGGAAATGATAACACTACCGTTACAGATGCTAACAAATAA